In Sorghum bicolor cultivar BTx623 chromosome 10, Sorghum_bicolor_NCBIv3, whole genome shotgun sequence, one genomic interval encodes:
- the LOC8068380 gene encoding IN2-2 protein isoform X2 — protein MAAASVSVPRIKLGSQGLEVSAQGLGCLGMSFFYGPPKPEPDMIKLIHNAVATGVTLLDTADMYGPHTNEILLGKALEGGVREKVELATKFAVSYADGKWEIRGDPAYVRAACEGSLKRLGVDCIDLYYQHRIDKKVPIEVTIGELKKLVEEGKIKYIGLSEASASTIRRAHAVHPITAVQLEWSLWSRDVEEEIIPTCRELGIGIVAYSPLGRGFLCSGAKLVDSLSEQDFRKVKSWVTVMLKLPTPGRTPRPRHCLLGNLSSQSGIFNSITVTLLYLQTVGLQKMLRCTLEKHPYDACLIASYEFGT, from the exons ATGGCTGCCGCTTCCGTGTCCGTCCCTCGCATCAAGCTGGGCTCGCAGGGGCTAGAGGTCTCCGCGCAGGGCCTCGGCTGCTTGGGCATGTCCTTCTTCTACGGTCCGCCCAAGCCGGAGCCCGACATGATCAAGCTCATCCACAACGCTGTCGCCACCGGGGTCACCCTCCTCGACACCGCCGACATGTACGGTCCGCACACTAACGAGATCTTGCTGGGCAAG GCGCTTGAAGGCGGGGTGCGGGAGAAGGTCGAGCTGGCCACCAAGTTTGCCGTCTCCTACGCCGACGGCAAGTGGGAGATCCGCGGTGACCCAGCATACGTGCGGGCGGCGTGCGAGGGCAGCCTCAAGCGGCTCGGCGTTGACTGCATCGACCTCTACTACCAGCACCGCATCGACAAGAAGGTGCCAATCGAGGTCACG ATTGGTGAACTCAAGAAGCTAGTGGAAGAAGGAAAGATAAAGTACATTGGGTTATCTGAAGCATCTGCATCAACAATCCGAAGAGCTCATGCAGTCCATCCTATCACAGCAGTACAGCTTGAATGGTCATTATGGTCTAGAGATGTGGAAGAAGAGATAATTCCCACTTGCAG AGAACTTGGAATTGGAATTGTAGCTTACAGTCCACTAGGCAGAGGGTTCTTGTGTAGTGGAGCAAAACTAGTTGACTCACTGTCAGAGCAGGACTTCCGCAAG GTGAAGTCTTGGGTGACCGTTATGCTGAAACTACCAACACCTGGAAGGACTCCGAGACCCCGCCATTGTCTTCTTGGAAATCTGAGTAGCCAATCTGGTATCTTCAACTCTATCACGGTCACATTGCTGTATCTCCAAACTGTCGGACTGCAGAAGATGCTCAGGTGCACTTTGGAAAAGCATCCATATGATGCTTGCCTTATTGCGAGCTATGAATTTGGTACTTAG
- the LOC8068380 gene encoding probable aldo-keto reductase 2 isoform X1, with amino-acid sequence MAAASVSVPRIKLGSQGLEVSAQGLGCLGMSFFYGPPKPEPDMIKLIHNAVATGVTLLDTADMYGPHTNEILLGKALEGGVREKVELATKFAVSYADGKWEIRGDPAYVRAACEGSLKRLGVDCIDLYYQHRIDKKVPIEVTIGELKKLVEEGKIKYIGLSEASASTIRRAHAVHPITAVQLEWSLWSRDVEEEIIPTCRELGIGIVAYSPLGRGFLCSGAKLVDSLSEQDFRKYMPRFQPENIDKNTKIFERVNAMAAKRGCTPSQLALAWVHHQGNDVCPIPGTTKIENFNQNVGALSVKLTPDEMAELESYAATGEVLGDRYAETTNTWKDSETPPLSSWKSE; translated from the exons ATGGCTGCCGCTTCCGTGTCCGTCCCTCGCATCAAGCTGGGCTCGCAGGGGCTAGAGGTCTCCGCGCAGGGCCTCGGCTGCTTGGGCATGTCCTTCTTCTACGGTCCGCCCAAGCCGGAGCCCGACATGATCAAGCTCATCCACAACGCTGTCGCCACCGGGGTCACCCTCCTCGACACCGCCGACATGTACGGTCCGCACACTAACGAGATCTTGCTGGGCAAG GCGCTTGAAGGCGGGGTGCGGGAGAAGGTCGAGCTGGCCACCAAGTTTGCCGTCTCCTACGCCGACGGCAAGTGGGAGATCCGCGGTGACCCAGCATACGTGCGGGCGGCGTGCGAGGGCAGCCTCAAGCGGCTCGGCGTTGACTGCATCGACCTCTACTACCAGCACCGCATCGACAAGAAGGTGCCAATCGAGGTCACG ATTGGTGAACTCAAGAAGCTAGTGGAAGAAGGAAAGATAAAGTACATTGGGTTATCTGAAGCATCTGCATCAACAATCCGAAGAGCTCATGCAGTCCATCCTATCACAGCAGTACAGCTTGAATGGTCATTATGGTCTAGAGATGTGGAAGAAGAGATAATTCCCACTTGCAG AGAACTTGGAATTGGAATTGTAGCTTACAGTCCACTAGGCAGAGGGTTCTTGTGTAGTGGAGCAAAACTAGTTGACTCACTGTCAGAGCAGGACTTCCGCAAG TATATGCCTAGATTTCAACCAGAGAATATTGACAAGAATACTAAGATATTCGAGCGTGTGAACGCAATGGCAGCAAAAAGAGGATGCACGCCATCACAACTAGCATTGGCTTGGGTTCACCATCAGGGAAACGATGTTTGCCCCATACCTGGCACAACAAAAATCGAGAACTTCAACCAGAATGTGGGGGCACTGTCTGTGAAGTTGACACCAGATGAGATGGCTGAACTCGAGTCGTATGCTGCTACAGGTGAAGTCTTGGGTGACCGTTATGCTGAAACTACCAACACCTGGAAGGACTCCGAGACCCCGCCATTGTCTTCTTGGAAATCTGAGTAG
- the LOC8069053 gene encoding probable aldo-keto reductase 2: MAAASVSVPRIKLGSQGLEVSAQGLGCMGMSAFYGPPKAEPDMIKLIHHAVAAGVTLLDTSDIYGPHTNEILLGKALQGGVREKVELATKFGLSFADGKREIRGDPAYVRAACEGSLKRLGVDCIDLYYQHRIDKKVPIEVTIGELKKLVEEGKIKYIGLSEASASTIRRAHAVHPITAVQIEWSLWSRDVEEDIIPTCRELGIGIVAYSPLGRGFLCSGAKLVDSLSEQDFRKHMPRFQPENIDKNAKIFEHVNAMAAKKGCTPSQLALAWVHHQGNDVCPIPGTTKIENFNQNVGALSVKLTPDEMAELESYAAAGEVLGDRYPQMANTWKDSETPPLSSWKSE; the protein is encoded by the exons ATGGCTGCCGCTTCCGTGTCCGTCCCCCGCATCAAGCTGGGCTCGCAGGGGCTCGAAGTCTCCGCGCAGGGCCTTGGCTGCATGGGCATGTCCGCCTTCTACGGTCCGCCCAAGGCCGAGCCGGACATGATCAAGCTCATCCAccacgccgtcgccgccggGGTCACCCTCCTCGACACCTCCGACATCTACGGCCCGCACACCAACGAGATCCTGCTGGGCAAG GCGCTTCAAGGCGGGGTAAGGGAAAAGGTGGAGCTGGCCACCAAGTTTGGCCTCTCCTTCGCCGACGGTAAGCGGGAGATCCGCGGTGACCCAGCATACGTGCGGGCAGCGTGCGAGGGCAGCCTCAAGCGGCTCGGCGTCGACTGCATTGACCTCTACTACCAGCACCGCATCGACAAGAAGGTGCCGATCGAGGTCACG ATTGGTGAACTCAAGAAGCTAGTGGAAGAAGGAAAGATAAAGTACATTGGGTTATCTGAAGCATCTGCGTCAACAATCCGGAGAGCTCATGCAGTCCATCCTATCACTGCAGTACAGATTGAATGGTCATTATGGTCTAGAGATGTGGAAGAAGATATAATTCCCACTTGCAG AGAACTTGGAATTGGAATTGTAGCTTACAGTCCACTAGGAAGAGGGTTTTTGTGCAGTGGAGCAAAACTAGTTGACTCACTGTCGGAGCAGGACTTCCGCAAg CATATGCCTAGATTTCAACCGGAGAATATTGACAAGAATGCTAAGATATTCGAGCATGTGAACGCAATGGCAGCTAAAAAAGGATGCACACCATCACAACTAGCATTGGCTTGGGTTCACCATCAGGGAAATGATGTTTGCCCCATACCTGGCACAACAAAAATTGAGAACTTCAACCAGAACGTGGGGGCATTGTCTGTGAAGTTGACACCAGATGAGATGGCCGAACTTGAGTCGTATGCTGCTGCAGGTGAAGTCTTGGGTGACCGTTATCCTCAAATGGCCAACACCTGGAAGGACTCTGAGACCCCGCCATTGTCTTCTTGGAAATCTGAGTAG